In Massilia forsythiae, one DNA window encodes the following:
- a CDS encoding AAA family ATPase: MKALLISRDTQLYAEISSQGAARVPPLNVATTRDSLRDALDRPLADSPGMVIVDISDADTADGDLLERLTRHYASAHFMLLTDNHHPDILIRAMRVGVREVLQLPLVHRALHEAIDRIAASAGVASVHDGKVLAFIACKGGSGATFISTNFGYALATLADKKVLLIDLHRQFGDATLYVSDQKPAMTLSDVCQQIARIDGPFLESCLVHVAPGFGVLAAADDPSQSVETKPEHIDIILRVARQHYDYILLDVGRQIDAVSLRALDTTDAIYPVLQLALPDIRDARRLLDIFRSLGYLTDHIRLIVNRYEKGGKLRLQDLHAALGAEVLHTIPNDYIAVTDSVNQGIPVLQLARGSPAARSLADLVEIVTARRIIETKSGLFDRLFGRSEVDY, from the coding sequence ATGAAAGCCCTTTTGATCAGCCGCGACACCCAGCTTTACGCGGAGATCTCCTCCCAAGGCGCGGCGCGCGTGCCGCCATTGAACGTTGCCACTACCCGCGACAGCCTGCGTGACGCCCTCGACCGTCCACTGGCGGACAGCCCCGGGATGGTCATCGTCGACATCAGCGATGCCGACACCGCCGATGGCGACTTGCTGGAGCGCCTGACGCGCCATTATGCGTCGGCGCACTTCATGCTGCTGACCGATAACCATCACCCGGACATCCTGATCCGCGCCATGCGCGTCGGCGTGCGCGAAGTGCTGCAACTGCCGCTGGTGCATCGCGCCCTGCACGAGGCGATCGACCGCATCGCCGCCAGCGCCGGCGTGGCATCGGTCCACGACGGCAAGGTACTCGCCTTCATCGCTTGCAAAGGCGGCAGCGGCGCGACCTTCATCTCGACCAATTTCGGCTACGCGCTGGCGACCCTGGCCGACAAGAAGGTGTTATTGATCGACCTGCATCGCCAGTTCGGCGACGCCACGCTGTATGTCTCGGACCAGAAACCGGCGATGACGCTGTCCGACGTCTGCCAGCAGATCGCGCGTATCGACGGTCCCTTTCTCGAATCCTGCCTGGTCCACGTCGCGCCGGGCTTCGGCGTGCTGGCCGCCGCCGACGATCCCAGCCAGTCGGTGGAAACCAAGCCGGAGCACATCGACATCATCCTGCGCGTGGCGCGTCAGCACTATGACTATATCTTGCTCGACGTCGGCCGCCAGATCGACGCCGTCTCGCTGCGTGCACTGGATACGACCGATGCCATCTACCCAGTGCTGCAGCTGGCCTTGCCCGACATCCGCGACGCGCGCCGGCTGCTCGACATCTTCCGCTCGCTCGGCTACCTCACCGACCATATCCGCCTGATCGTCAACCGCTACGAAAAAGGCGGCAAGCTGCGCCTGCAAGACCTGCACGCGGCCCTGGGCGCGGAAGTACTGCATACCATCCCCAACGATTACATCGCGGTCACCGACTCGGTCAACCAGGGAATCCCGGTACTGCAGTTGGCGCGCGGCAGTCCGGCGGCGCGCAGCCTGGCCGACTTGGTCGAAATCGTGACGGCGCGCCGTATCATCGAAACCAAGAGCGGCCTGTTCGATCGCCTGTTCGGACGTAGTGAAGTCGATTATTAA
- a CDS encoding type II and III secretion system protein family protein, with product MHTPMVRSLFVAGLALALADPAFAAKSKAQSGENPDQAAPLRAEIGPNCRGEAAKPAQLALQVGKSSLMRLPEAVQHRSVGNPSVVQALLVAPDTLYIAGVDVGTTNMIVQGRSGLCSVLDITVAIDPAPLQATLAAVMPDERDIKVTAAADTLILSGAVSDASAVARVVELANAYVRRPLRALSVPDKDDKSTSDQSNAGGNPPGARIVNLLAVTAPQQVLLEVKVAEVSKTLLERLETNASWTFSHGSWAAALVTNFVTGKAQGNYVAGKSLDKNFVGGAEKQDSLVRVLAEPNVLAISGQEGTFLAGGKFYIPVAQENNRVTLAEKEFGVGLRFMPTVLSGGRINLQVAPEVSELSRDGIGVSASGTSGTAILPVVTTRRASTTVQLYDGQSFAIGGLIKNNLAANLKGLPVLGEVPILGALFRSTDYQQDRTELVFVITARLVKPLAGPGYQLPTDKVGIPSRGTILLGGQLDGPAPDVTTASGSTPVSTPRSSQSSTGFELK from the coding sequence ATGCATACGCCGATGGTGCGTAGCCTGTTTGTCGCTGGCCTGGCCCTGGCCTTGGCTGACCCTGCATTCGCCGCCAAGTCCAAGGCGCAGAGTGGAGAAAATCCGGATCAGGCCGCGCCGCTACGTGCCGAGATCGGACCGAATTGCCGCGGTGAGGCAGCCAAACCGGCTCAACTGGCGCTGCAGGTCGGCAAATCGAGTCTGATGCGCCTGCCCGAAGCGGTGCAGCATCGCAGTGTCGGTAACCCGTCAGTGGTGCAGGCATTGCTGGTTGCGCCGGATACCCTGTACATCGCCGGTGTCGATGTCGGCACCACCAACATGATCGTGCAGGGCAGGAGCGGCCTGTGCAGTGTGCTGGACATCACGGTGGCGATCGATCCGGCACCGCTGCAGGCCACCCTGGCGGCAGTCATGCCCGATGAGCGCGACATCAAGGTGACCGCGGCTGCCGACACGCTGATCCTGAGCGGCGCCGTCAGCGATGCCAGTGCGGTGGCCCGCGTGGTAGAGCTGGCGAATGCCTATGTGCGTCGTCCGCTGCGCGCACTCAGTGTGCCGGACAAGGACGACAAATCCACGTCCGACCAATCTAATGCGGGTGGCAATCCCCCTGGTGCGCGTATCGTCAATCTGCTGGCGGTGACTGCGCCGCAGCAGGTGCTGCTGGAGGTGAAGGTCGCGGAGGTTTCGAAGACCCTGCTCGAACGCCTGGAAACCAACGCCAGTTGGACGTTCAGTCACGGCAGTTGGGCAGCGGCTCTGGTGACGAATTTCGTTACCGGGAAAGCGCAAGGCAATTACGTTGCGGGCAAATCTCTCGACAAGAACTTTGTCGGCGGTGCCGAGAAGCAGGATAGTCTGGTGCGCGTGCTAGCCGAGCCCAATGTCCTGGCAATCAGTGGCCAGGAAGGCACGTTCCTGGCGGGAGGGAAGTTTTACATACCGGTCGCTCAGGAAAATAACCGCGTCACCCTGGCCGAGAAAGAATTCGGGGTCGGCTTGCGTTTCATGCCGACCGTCCTGTCGGGTGGACGCATCAACCTGCAGGTCGCACCCGAAGTATCGGAATTGTCGCGCGACGGGATCGGTGTGTCTGCCTCGGGCACCTCGGGCACGGCAATCCTTCCAGTCGTCACCACGCGCCGGGCCAGTACCACCGTTCAGCTGTATGACGGCCAGAGTTTTGCGATCGGCGGACTGATCAAGAACAACCTGGCGGCCAATCTGAAGGGATTGCCGGTGCTTGGCGAGGTGCCGATACTGGGGGCACTGTTTCGCAGCACCGACTACCAGCAGGACCGTACCGAACTGGTATTCGTGATCACTGCGCGCCTGGTCAAGCCGTTGGCCGGCCCGGGTTACCAACTGCCGACCGACAAGGTCGGTATTCCCTCGCGCGGCACGATCCTGCTCGGCGGCCAGCTGGATGGTCCTGCACCGGACGTCACGACGGCATCCGGTTCCACGCCCGTGTCGACGCCACGCTCATCGCAGAGCAGCACCGGCTTCGAACTGAAATAG
- the cpaB gene encoding Flp pilus assembly protein CpaB, translated as MKNKRAFIVMAVAILFGLAAVVFASRWLLKQPGSGNGQIVVAGADISLGQRLAPDMFKLAEWPVGSMPKDAFTDPQQLNGRVLKNNLVMGEPISEAKLAPKGTLGGLSALIAEGKRAITVRVNDVVGVAGFALPGNYVDIIVSTQKDAAPGADSREQNISKIVLERILVLAIAQEVNRDETKPKVVNAVTLEVTPQQAETLDLARSVGSLSLALRNQVDPQSASTEGATKLTLLPQAKPPVVPKPAPKPVPPPRLAPVVVKVAAPVKRDCVSVLNGLRMTQECF; from the coding sequence GTGAAAAACAAGCGCGCTTTCATCGTGATGGCAGTCGCCATCCTGTTCGGACTGGCTGCCGTGGTGTTCGCGTCGCGCTGGCTGCTGAAACAGCCGGGTAGCGGCAATGGGCAGATCGTCGTTGCCGGCGCCGACATCAGCCTCGGCCAGCGCCTGGCGCCCGACATGTTCAAGCTGGCGGAATGGCCGGTCGGCAGCATGCCGAAGGATGCGTTCACCGATCCGCAGCAATTGAATGGCCGTGTCCTCAAGAATAATCTCGTGATGGGCGAACCGATCAGTGAAGCCAAGCTGGCGCCGAAAGGCACGTTAGGCGGCCTGTCGGCACTGATCGCGGAAGGCAAGCGCGCCATCACGGTGCGCGTCAATGACGTGGTCGGCGTTGCCGGGTTTGCACTGCCTGGTAATTATGTCGACATCATCGTCAGCACCCAGAAGGATGCAGCGCCCGGCGCCGACAGCCGCGAACAGAACATCTCGAAGATCGTGCTAGAGCGAATTCTGGTGCTGGCGATCGCGCAGGAGGTCAACCGCGACGAGACCAAACCAAAGGTCGTCAATGCGGTCACGCTCGAGGTGACACCGCAACAGGCTGAAACGCTCGACCTGGCACGCAGCGTCGGCTCGTTGTCGCTGGCATTGCGTAATCAAGTCGATCCGCAGTCGGCATCCACCGAGGGCGCGACCAAGCTCACGCTGCTGCCGCAAGCGAAACCGCCGGTGGTGCCAAAACCGGCGCCCAAACCGGTTCCTCCCCCACGCCTGGCGCCGGTGGTGGTCAAGGTGGCGGCGCCGGTCAAACGTGACTGCGTCAGTGTGCTCAATGGCCTGCGCATGACGCAGGAATGCTTCTGA
- a CDS encoding ATP-binding protein, translating into MFEALSTGNTVIMHRAAPAAVPAETDIVPILPRQAKTVRDTGLEPRFVTDLVLKAIQASGKAPLPVLAGKLRLSISILREVLNPLIAEQQVEVAWCGESDIDMQYQLTPIGQRGAADALTRCRYGGPAPVTLASYRAMVERQALRNVDAERTTPAVFAAALGEDGLAQATRDTLGAALYARRSLLLHGPSGSGKTQLAHKLGRLLPGPIAVPYALMAGRHVIRLYDPALHAAPLQLARQQEERRSCDARWIIAQRPLVHVGAELGRDMLELRYDAEEGVYHAPPHLQANNGMLVIDDIGRQRMPAAELLNRFIGPLDTGIDQLTLPGGQTESMPFDAAIVFATNLRPTAVFDDAALRRIGYKAEIGAWPAGAYRSLLRRQCLMRGIEYDDGAAAHLIERLHPQSRRALLACYPGELLDRIADFAGFAGSDARLTMAAVEQAWHSMFIADDAEA; encoded by the coding sequence ATGTTTGAAGCACTATCGACAGGCAATACCGTGATCATGCACCGCGCCGCGCCAGCGGCCGTGCCAGCCGAGACTGATATTGTGCCGATCCTGCCGCGCCAGGCCAAGACGGTGCGCGACACCGGTCTTGAACCGCGCTTCGTCACCGACCTGGTGCTCAAGGCGATCCAGGCCAGCGGCAAGGCACCGCTACCGGTATTGGCCGGCAAGCTGCGTTTGTCGATCAGCATCCTGCGCGAAGTACTGAATCCCCTGATCGCCGAGCAGCAAGTGGAAGTCGCCTGGTGCGGCGAATCCGACATCGACATGCAGTACCAACTGACGCCCATTGGTCAGCGCGGCGCCGCAGATGCGCTGACGCGTTGCCGCTACGGCGGTCCGGCACCGGTCACGCTGGCGTCCTACCGCGCCATGGTCGAACGCCAGGCACTGCGCAATGTAGATGCAGAACGGACTACGCCGGCCGTGTTCGCCGCAGCGCTCGGTGAAGACGGGCTTGCGCAGGCCACCCGCGACACGCTCGGCGCAGCACTCTACGCGCGCCGTTCCTTGTTGCTGCATGGCCCGTCCGGCAGCGGCAAGACGCAGTTGGCGCACAAGCTCGGCCGGCTGCTGCCAGGACCGATCGCCGTGCCATATGCCTTGATGGCCGGGCGCCATGTCATCCGCCTTTATGATCCGGCGCTGCACGCCGCTCCATTGCAGCTGGCACGCCAGCAGGAAGAACGCCGCAGCTGCGACGCACGTTGGATCATCGCACAGCGGCCCCTGGTCCATGTCGGTGCCGAGCTCGGACGCGACATGCTCGAACTGCGCTATGACGCAGAGGAGGGCGTCTATCATGCACCACCCCACCTGCAGGCCAACAATGGCATGCTGGTGATCGATGATATCGGACGCCAGCGCATGCCGGCGGCTGAACTGCTCAATCGTTTCATCGGGCCGCTCGATACCGGTATCGACCAGCTGACGCTGCCGGGCGGCCAGACGGAGTCGATGCCGTTCGATGCCGCCATCGTATTCGCCACCAATCTGCGTCCGACCGCCGTGTTCGACGATGCCGCGTTGCGCCGCATCGGCTACAAGGCCGAAATCGGCGCCTGGCCGGCAGGCGCCTACCGTTCCCTGCTGCGCCGTCAGTGCCTGATGCGCGGGATCGAATATGACGACGGCGCGGCCGCCCACCTGATCGAGCGCCTGCATCCGCAATCCAGGCGTGCCCTTCTGGCCTGCTATCCAGGCGAGCTGCTCGACCGGATCGCAGACTTCGCCGGCTTTGCCGGAAGCGACGCACGCTTGACCATGGCGGCGGTCGAGCAAGCCTGGCACAGCATGTTCATCGCTGACGACGCGGAGGCCTAA
- a CDS encoding A24 family peptidase translates to MPIEQYLDVVLLLLVSAAAINDLATRRIPNLLLLAGLSSAFILYCLSVAPGTSLLSALGGMATGLGLFLPFYIMRGMAAGDVKMMMTIGAFSGPDEALEIAILSWCIGGVMALAMVLWRGRLWLALRNIKQILYGVLTPGVDAAAVAPQTSAGAIPYGLAMAIGTIIVLLDHHG, encoded by the coding sequence ATGCCAATCGAACAGTATCTTGACGTGGTCCTGCTTCTACTGGTGAGCGCCGCCGCCATCAACGATCTGGCGACACGCCGGATTCCCAATCTGCTGCTGCTGGCTGGTCTGTCCAGCGCATTTATCCTGTATTGCCTGTCCGTCGCTCCCGGTACATCGCTGCTGTCAGCATTGGGAGGCATGGCGACCGGCCTGGGATTATTTCTGCCTTTTTACATTATGCGTGGCATGGCTGCCGGGGACGTCAAGATGATGATGACGATCGGCGCTTTCAGCGGACCGGATGAAGCGCTTGAAATAGCCATTCTGTCCTGGTGCATTGGGGGTGTCATGGCGCTGGCGATGGTGTTGTGGCGTGGCCGATTGTGGCTGGCGCTACGCAACATAAAACAAATTTTATATGGCGTGCTGACGCCGGGTGTTGACGCCGCTGCGGTGGCGCCGCAAACGAGTGCCGGGGCCATCCCCTATGGATTGGCAATGGCGATCGGTACCATCATCGTCCTGCTCGACCATCACGGCTGA
- a CDS encoding Flp family type IVb pilin, which translates to MSNVISAFKAFVADENGVTAIEYGLIAALVGIAVAATAKVLGADISNVFGKISEKLQAAIA; encoded by the coding sequence ATGAGTAACGTGATCTCGGCTTTCAAAGCGTTTGTCGCTGACGAAAATGGTGTGACCGCTATCGAATACGGCCTGATTGCAGCATTGGTCGGTATCGCAGTCGCTGCGACCGCCAAAGTGCTGGGCGCCGATATTTCGAACGTGTTCGGCAAAATCAGCGAAAAATTGCAAGCAGCCATTGCGTAA
- a CDS encoding Flp family type IVb pilin, whose translation MSNVISAFKAFAADEGGVTAIEYGLIAALVGVAVAATAKTLGGDLSAVFGNVSGKLKDAIK comes from the coding sequence ATGAGCAACGTGATCTCGGCTTTCAAGGCTTTCGCAGCTGATGAGGGTGGTGTGACCGCCATCGAGTACGGCCTGATCGCAGCATTGGTCGGTGTCGCAGTCGCGGCTACCGCCAAAACGCTGGGCGGCGACCTGTCGGCCGTGTTCGGCAACGTCAGCGGCAAACTGAAAGACGCAATCAAGTAA
- a CDS encoding GGDEF domain-containing protein: MDSLLKHMVDMTGHRDHAMLDISVISAVQELAGAAQARIMSIVSVSGQQYLRARASIEKGCEARLEDVVDGGPGEPLAIHPELISCLAEHRSHAEACGADGMRLLWLPIWFGDKASTCLEIRNDQPFCNDAIHTVSGIVGVYRNFQNLLDYSERDSLTGLLNRKTFDDQMKRMLHSAHEQDLRLPGQMERRQLHGTEKQWLAVVDVDHFKAVNDKFGHLYGDEVLILIANLMQTSFRSQDRVFRFGGEEFVVLLRSTTPENAWKIIERFRTNVENHDFPQVGRVTVSVGFVSINAYESPVVTLGHADQALYYAKSSGRNRACHYDDLVSHGVLKKVTSNDIAEFF; the protein is encoded by the coding sequence ATGGATTCGCTCCTGAAACACATGGTGGACATGACTGGCCACCGCGATCATGCGATGCTGGACATTTCAGTGATCTCGGCAGTACAGGAATTGGCTGGCGCCGCCCAGGCACGCATCATGAGCATTGTCAGCGTCTCCGGCCAACAGTACCTGCGCGCACGTGCCTCCATCGAAAAGGGTTGCGAGGCGCGTTTGGAAGACGTCGTCGATGGCGGTCCAGGTGAACCGCTGGCAATTCATCCGGAATTGATAAGCTGCCTGGCCGAACACCGCAGTCATGCCGAAGCCTGCGGCGCCGACGGCATGCGCCTGCTATGGTTGCCGATCTGGTTCGGCGATAAGGCCTCGACCTGCCTGGAAATCCGCAACGACCAGCCCTTTTGCAACGATGCGATCCACACCGTCAGCGGCATCGTGGGCGTATACCGCAATTTCCAGAATCTGCTCGACTACAGCGAACGCGATTCCCTGACCGGCCTGCTGAACCGCAAGACCTTCGACGACCAGATGAAGCGCATGCTGCACAGCGCGCACGAACAGGACCTGCGCCTGCCCGGTCAGATGGAGCGGCGCCAGTTGCATGGCACGGAAAAACAATGGCTGGCGGTGGTCGACGTCGATCACTTCAAGGCCGTCAACGACAAGTTCGGCCACCTGTACGGCGACGAAGTGTTGATTTTGATTGCCAACTTGATGCAAACCTCGTTCCGCTCCCAAGACCGGGTCTTCCGTTTCGGCGGCGAGGAATTTGTCGTACTGCTGCGTTCGACCACGCCGGAAAACGCCTGGAAGATCATCGAGCGTTTTCGTACCAACGTCGAGAATCACGATTTCCCCCAGGTCGGCCGGGTCACGGTGAGTGTCGGCTTCGTCAGCATCAACGCCTACGAATCGCCTGTGGTAACCCTCGGCCATGCCGATCAGGCCCTGTACTATGCCAAGAGCAGCGGCCGCAACCGCGCCTGCCACTACGACGACCTGGTCTCGCATGGTGTGCTGAAAAAAGTGACGTCGAACGACATCGCCGAATTTTTCTGA
- the cydP gene encoding cytochrome oxidase putative small subunit CydP has product MTTVLSRVSAQADSPTRHQENRHQPRSQRLALTLCVTIAIKCLLLYGLWYACFSHPQTKHMLLPADQVQRHLFSTPAAHGFSSHPSR; this is encoded by the coding sequence ATGACTACCGTTTTATCCCGCGTTTCCGCACAAGCCGATTCTCCGACACGTCATCAGGAAAATCGCCACCAGCCGCGCAGCCAACGCCTGGCATTGACGCTGTGCGTCACCATCGCCATCAAATGCCTGCTGTTGTATGGCCTCTGGTATGCCTGTTTTTCACATCCGCAAACCAAGCACATGCTGCTGCCGGCGGACCAGGTGCAACGCCACCTGTTCTCCACACCGGCCGCGCACGGCTTTTCTTCCCACCCTTCCCGATAA
- a CDS encoding cytochrome ubiquinol oxidase subunit I: protein MPPLDDVVALSRLQFAATALYHFLFVPLTLGLAWILFIMESVYVMTGRQIYKDMTQFWGKLFGINFAMGVTTGITMEFQFGTNWAYYSHYVGDIFGAPLAIEGLMAFFLESTMVGLFFLGWNRLSKGKHLFVTFCVALGSSLSALWILIANGWMNHPVGAEFNFDTMRMELVSIGEVILNPVAQVKFVHTAAAGYVTASMFVLGISSLYLLKARDVQFALRSFAIAAAFGLASTLSVIVLGDESGYTAGEVNKVKLAAIEAAWETQQAPAGLTLLGFPDDDKQTTEYSVELPYVLGLIATRSFDGKVTGLRELRSENEARIRTGMQAYAALLRLKGGDKSPQAKAAFDGLKADLGYGLLLKKYTPNVTDATEAQIKQAAADTIPKVAPLFWSFRGMVFLGFLFLFIFSAAVWFMVRRNLAPQRWLLKLCVISIPLPWVAAELGWVVAEYGRQPWTIAGVLPTHLSASSLSPGSLWFSLIGFLGFYTLLLVVEMGLMIKYAKLGPASLHTGRYHGEDAVTAQADDTVAA, encoded by the coding sequence ATGCCTCCGCTCGACGATGTCGTAGCCCTGTCGCGGCTACAGTTCGCAGCCACCGCGCTGTACCACTTCCTGTTCGTCCCCCTCACCCTGGGCCTGGCCTGGATCCTGTTCATCATGGAATCCGTGTACGTCATGACCGGGCGCCAGATCTATAAAGACATGACCCAGTTCTGGGGCAAGCTGTTCGGCATTAATTTCGCGATGGGTGTCACCACCGGTATCACGATGGAATTCCAGTTCGGCACCAACTGGGCGTATTACTCGCACTACGTCGGCGACATCTTCGGCGCGCCGCTGGCGATCGAAGGCTTGATGGCTTTTTTCCTCGAATCGACCATGGTCGGCCTGTTCTTCCTCGGCTGGAACCGTCTGTCGAAAGGCAAGCATTTATTTGTCACCTTTTGCGTGGCGCTCGGCTCCAGCCTGTCGGCCCTGTGGATCCTGATCGCCAACGGCTGGATGAACCACCCGGTCGGCGCCGAGTTCAACTTCGATACCATGCGCATGGAACTGGTCTCGATCGGCGAGGTCATCCTGAATCCGGTGGCGCAGGTCAAATTCGTGCATACCGCGGCCGCCGGCTACGTCACCGCATCGATGTTCGTGCTCGGTATCTCGTCGTTGTACCTGCTGAAAGCGCGCGACGTGCAGTTCGCGCTGCGCTCGTTCGCCATCGCCGCCGCTTTCGGCCTGGCCTCGACCCTGTCGGTGATCGTGCTGGGCGACGAATCCGGCTACACCGCCGGCGAAGTCAACAAGGTAAAACTGGCGGCCATCGAAGCCGCCTGGGAAACCCAGCAGGCGCCGGCCGGGCTGACGCTGCTCGGCTTTCCGGATGACGACAAGCAGACCACCGAATATTCGGTCGAGCTGCCTTATGTGCTGGGCCTGATCGCCACCCGCTCGTTCGACGGCAAGGTGACCGGCCTGCGTGAACTGCGCAGCGAGAACGAGGCGCGCATCCGCACCGGCATGCAAGCCTATGCCGCCCTGCTGCGCCTGAAGGGCGGCGACAAATCGCCGCAAGCCAAAGCCGCGTTCGACGGCCTCAAGGCAGACCTCGGCTACGGCCTGCTGCTGAAGAAATACACGCCCAACGTGACCGATGCCACCGAAGCGCAGATCAAGCAGGCTGCCGCCGACACCATTCCCAAGGTTGCCCCGCTGTTCTGGTCGTTCCGCGGCATGGTATTCCTCGGTTTCCTGTTCCTGTTCATCTTCAGCGCCGCGGTCTGGTTCATGGTGCGCCGCAATCTGGCGCCGCAGCGCTGGCTGCTGAAACTGTGCGTGATCTCGATCCCGCTGCCCTGGGTCGCCGCCGAGCTCGGCTGGGTGGTGGCCGAATACGGCCGCCAGCCCTGGACCATCGCCGGCGTGCTGCCCACCCATTTGTCGGCCTCCAGCCTGAGCCCGGGCAGCCTGTGGTTCAGCCTGATCGGCTTCCTCGGTTTCTATACGCTGCTGCTGGTGGTCGAGATGGGCCTGATGATCAAGTACGCCAAGCTCGGTCCGGCCAGCCTGCATACCGGCCGCTACCACGGCGAGGATGCCGTCACCGCTCAGGCCGACGACACCGTGGCCGCCTGA